A single window of Methylacidimicrobium sp. AP8 DNA harbors:
- a CDS encoding Re/Si-specific NAD(P)(+) transhydrogenase subunit alpha yields the protein MILATCRETLPGENRVSFVPEGIPALKKLGFEVLLEAGAGEGAGFPDRAYSERGARLASRNDVLRQAQILCQLHAPSSSDIEALTPGATVVSLLYPLSRLPLVAEMARKGLTVFALDLLPRISRAQSMDVLSSQSTVAGYRAIVLAASSLPRFFPMLMTPAGTIPPARVFIIGAGVAGLQAIATARRLGATVEAHDVRPVAKEQVESLGARFIGLEMEREKAEDTSGYAKAQSEEFLRRQRELIAAQCQKADVVVTTALIPGKRAPLLISKEAVEGMRPGSVIVDLAAEQGGNCELTEPGQTVVRSGVIVHGPLHPASALAPQASLFYAKNLQAFLSLLVKNGAMEIDLEDPIFQQTLVCRDGKIVHEAVRQASEAVRQPAAAG from the coding sequence ATGATCTTGGCCACCTGCCGTGAAACCTTGCCGGGGGAAAACCGGGTCTCTTTTGTCCCGGAGGGAATCCCCGCCCTGAAGAAGCTGGGCTTCGAAGTCCTGCTCGAAGCGGGAGCGGGCGAGGGAGCGGGCTTTCCCGACCGGGCCTATTCCGAACGAGGGGCGCGCCTGGCCAGCCGCAACGATGTGCTCCGCCAAGCCCAAATTCTCTGTCAACTTCATGCTCCCTCCTCGTCGGACATCGAGGCGCTCACACCCGGTGCGACGGTCGTTTCTCTTCTTTACCCGTTGTCCCGCCTTCCGCTCGTTGCGGAGATGGCCCGCAAGGGATTGACGGTCTTCGCCTTGGATCTGCTTCCCCGGATCAGCCGCGCCCAGTCGATGGACGTGCTCAGCTCGCAGAGCACGGTGGCGGGCTATAGGGCCATCGTTCTGGCCGCCTCTTCGCTGCCCCGCTTCTTCCCGATGCTCATGACCCCCGCCGGGACGATCCCCCCGGCACGCGTCTTCATCATCGGAGCCGGTGTCGCCGGACTGCAGGCAATTGCGACGGCCCGGCGGCTCGGGGCCACCGTCGAAGCCCACGACGTCCGCCCGGTGGCCAAGGAGCAGGTCGAAAGCCTGGGGGCCCGATTTATCGGGCTCGAGATGGAGCGGGAAAAGGCGGAGGACACCTCGGGCTATGCCAAGGCCCAATCCGAAGAGTTTCTGCGCCGCCAGCGCGAGCTGATCGCCGCGCAATGCCAAAAGGCCGACGTCGTCGTCACCACCGCCCTCATTCCGGGGAAGCGCGCTCCCCTCCTCATTTCCAAGGAAGCCGTAGAGGGGATGCGGCCCGGGTCGGTGATCGTCGACCTAGCCGCGGAGCAGGGCGGCAACTGCGAGCTGACGGAGCCGGGCCAAACCGTCGTTCGCTCCGGAGTCATCGTGCACGGCCCCCTCCATCCGGCCTCGGCGCTGGCACCGCAGGCGAGCCTCTTCTATGCGAAGAACCTCCAAGCCTTTCTCTCCCTCCTGGTGAAGAACGGGGCGATGGAGATCGACCTCGAGGATCCCATCTTCCAGCAGACGTTAGTCTGCCGGGACGGGAAGATCGTCCACGAAGCCGTTCGCCAGGCGAGCGAGGCCGTCCGGCAGCCGGCGGCGGCCGGATAA
- a CDS encoding MFS transporter, with protein MVASPGSHVRKTVLRINLFQLFNTASFTLVNGVPMVLFFRELGASDWLLGIVAALGPALNLLQIPATRYLPRVGYRRLVVGGWSLRTGFIAGMALVPWVIPCIGREAAMAAMLLLLLGYNASRGASLCGFLPWMASLVPEGLRGWYLARDLFFSAAANLLILTGSFLLFRGHPSAATFSWTFWGSFAAGVVSLWFLRKVPDVPVPAADRADPIGAPTFSPRTGLPAFFAFNALTASSLAAGAVFWVPLLEGAYRWDPAGVFGLLAAQTGVVLLSLAFLRNRVDRFGSRPVLIASAFAMMICFSLWAAIAARRLAPDPIPLAILIVSWGIGFACFPVGNVHQAMRLAPGEGRSRYFARFSVVNSLALGAGPILWGGVLAAFPGEKRSIGPWEVDGYAVVFLCLSLLIAAGLFFLIRLPDSRPPVRRPGDDRRLPAPASRTLRKLFLLP; from the coding sequence ATGGTAGCCTCCCCCGGCAGCCACGTTCGGAAGACGGTGCTGCGGATCAACCTCTTCCAGCTCTTCAACACGGCTTCCTTCACCCTCGTCAACGGGGTTCCGATGGTTCTCTTTTTCCGCGAGCTGGGAGCCTCCGATTGGTTGCTCGGCATCGTCGCCGCTCTCGGTCCCGCGCTCAATCTGCTGCAAATTCCGGCAACCCGTTACCTGCCCCGGGTCGGCTACCGGCGGCTCGTGGTGGGAGGATGGTCGCTCCGCACCGGTTTCATCGCCGGGATGGCTCTGGTCCCATGGGTGATTCCCTGCATCGGCCGCGAAGCCGCCATGGCGGCGATGCTTCTCTTGCTCCTCGGGTACAACGCCTCCCGAGGAGCCTCCCTCTGCGGATTCCTCCCTTGGATGGCATCTCTGGTGCCGGAAGGCCTGCGGGGATGGTATCTGGCTCGGGATCTTTTTTTCTCGGCCGCCGCCAATCTGCTGATCCTGACCGGCTCCTTCCTTCTCTTTCGCGGCCATCCCTCGGCGGCGACCTTCTCCTGGACCTTCTGGGGAAGCTTCGCAGCCGGGGTCGTCAGCCTTTGGTTTCTCCGGAAAGTGCCCGACGTTCCGGTTCCGGCCGCTGACCGGGCGGATCCGATCGGCGCCCCGACATTTTCGCCAAGAACCGGGTTGCCGGCTTTCTTCGCCTTCAACGCGTTGACGGCAAGCTCTCTGGCGGCGGGAGCGGTCTTCTGGGTTCCTCTCCTGGAAGGAGCGTACCGCTGGGACCCCGCGGGCGTCTTCGGCCTCTTAGCGGCCCAGACGGGTGTGGTTCTCCTCAGCCTCGCTTTCTTGCGCAACCGGGTCGACCGGTTCGGCAGCCGTCCGGTGCTCATTGCATCGGCTTTCGCCATGATGATCTGTTTTAGCCTCTGGGCCGCGATCGCCGCGCGGCGGCTCGCCCCCGATCCGATCCCTCTAGCGATCCTGATCGTCTCCTGGGGCATCGGCTTCGCCTGTTTTCCAGTCGGAAACGTCCACCAGGCGATGCGGCTGGCTCCCGGCGAGGGTCGCAGCCGGTATTTCGCCCGCTTCAGCGTGGTCAACAGCCTGGCTTTGGGAGCGGGTCCGATCCTATGGGGAGGGGTCCTCGCCGCCTTTCCGGGAGAGAAGCGCTCGATCGGCCCTTGGGAAGTCGACGGCTACGCCGTCGTCTTCCTCTGCTTGAGCCTGCTCATAGCCGCCGGTCTCTTCTTCCTGATCCGGCTTCCGGACAGCAGGCCTCCGGTTCGCCGCCCGGGCGATGATCGGCGACTCCCTGCGCCGGCCTCTCGAACCCTGCGAAAACTCTTTTTGCTCCCTTGA
- a CDS encoding deoxyhypusine synthase family protein → MGQISEFLDREFRHFNAAALVDAARAYRAHLAQGGKMLIALGGAMSTAELGISLAEMIRQDKIHAISCTGANLEEDLFNLVAHDSYVRVPHYRELTAADEEALYRRHLNRVTDTCIPEEEAMRRIEAAVLEEWVRADQQGERLFPHEFLWNVLRSGRLQPFFQIDPKDSWLLAAMEKEIFLVVPGWEDSTLGNMYAGHCLRGKIRDPRTVRGGIEYMMELANFYQRTSARHSLGFFQIGGGIAGDFPICVVPMLHQDMQEENVPYWGYFCQISDSTTSYGSYSGAAPNEKITWGKLAASTPKFVIESDATIVAPLLFAYVLGR, encoded by the coding sequence ATGGGCCAGATTTCCGAATTCCTCGACCGGGAATTCCGCCATTTCAACGCTGCGGCTCTCGTCGACGCCGCCCGCGCCTACCGGGCCCACCTTGCCCAGGGCGGAAAGATGCTGATCGCCTTGGGCGGGGCCATGAGCACGGCCGAGCTCGGGATCTCGCTCGCGGAGATGATCCGGCAGGATAAGATCCACGCGATCTCCTGCACCGGAGCCAACCTTGAGGAAGATCTCTTCAACCTTGTAGCCCACGATTCCTACGTCCGGGTCCCGCACTACCGGGAGCTTACCGCCGCCGACGAGGAGGCCCTCTACCGGCGCCACCTCAACCGGGTCACCGACACCTGCATCCCGGAAGAGGAAGCGATGCGCCGGATCGAGGCCGCCGTTCTCGAGGAGTGGGTGCGCGCCGATCAGCAAGGAGAACGACTCTTCCCGCATGAGTTTCTCTGGAACGTCCTCCGCTCCGGCCGACTGCAGCCGTTCTTTCAAATCGATCCGAAGGACAGCTGGCTGCTGGCCGCGATGGAGAAGGAGATCTTCCTCGTAGTTCCCGGGTGGGAAGACTCGACCCTGGGCAACATGTATGCCGGCCACTGCCTGCGCGGCAAGATCCGAGATCCCCGGACGGTCCGCGGCGGCATCGAGTACATGATGGAGCTGGCGAATTTTTATCAGCGGACCTCCGCGCGCCATTCCCTCGGCTTTTTTCAGATCGGCGGCGGAATCGCCGGCGACTTCCCCATCTGTGTGGTGCCGATGCTCCACCAGGACATGCAGGAGGAGAATGTCCCCTACTGGGGGTATTTCTGCCAGATCAGCGACTCGACGACGAGCTACGGATCCTACTCCGGAGCGGCTCCGAACGAGAAGATCACCTGGGGGAAGCTGGCCGCCTCCACCCCCAAGTTCGTGATCGAATCCGACGCCACGATCGTCGCCCCGCTCCTCTTCGCCTACGTGCTGGGGAGATAG
- a CDS encoding MarC family protein, with protein sequence MDLLQFAMLAFSSLFLSVDPIAALPTFLALTSRHDFREQILSARLACALAAAILFFFALAGQVLFRFLGITLPAFQIAGGLILLSMAHDMLMAQRSAIQESGEDKVPGPKGEDVAVSPLAIPLLAGPGAISTVVLLAERARSPMEKAVVFLIVGIVLSLTYFLFHWAARAGNALLGPKAFRVTTRLMGLFLAAFAVQFLLNGIRAAIGSKG encoded by the coding sequence ATGGATCTTCTCCAATTCGCGATGCTCGCGTTCTCCTCCCTGTTCCTTTCGGTCGACCCGATCGCCGCGCTCCCCACCTTTCTGGCGTTGACCTCCCGGCACGACTTCCGGGAACAGATCCTTTCGGCACGCCTGGCCTGCGCGCTCGCCGCCGCCATCCTCTTCTTCTTTGCGCTTGCGGGCCAGGTCCTCTTCCGCTTCCTGGGCATCACTCTGCCGGCCTTTCAAATCGCCGGAGGTCTCATCCTTCTTTCGATGGCCCACGACATGCTGATGGCCCAGCGGTCGGCTATTCAGGAAAGCGGCGAAGACAAGGTCCCCGGCCCGAAGGGCGAAGACGTCGCCGTCAGTCCTCTGGCGATCCCGCTCCTTGCCGGTCCCGGCGCCATCTCGACCGTGGTCCTCTTGGCCGAGCGGGCGCGCAGCCCGATGGAAAAGGCCGTCGTTTTCCTGATCGTCGGCATCGTGCTCTCCCTCACCTACTTCCTGTTCCATTGGGCGGCCAGGGCGGGGAACGCTCTATTGGGTCCCAAGGCGTTTCGAGTGACGACCCGCCTCATGGGGCTCTTTCTGGCCGCCTTCGCCGTCCAGTTCCTCCTCAACGGCATCCGCGCCGCGATCGGGTCGAAGGGTTAG
- the hpnE gene encoding hydroxysqualene dehydroxylase HpnE → METETGRVLTARSGSNLAAAFFCLPRERRQAMAVFYGFCRVVDDVADSSSLSLVEKQEGIAFWRAEIDRAYRGTPRSTLGKELAPVVRRYRVARELLEEVVNGVEMDLRQSRYRTFAELAVYCRRVAGAVGLVSIEIFGCRRPESRCYAEDLGMAFQLTNILRDIRKDAAAGRVYLPEEELAEFGLGLEDVLQGRWSPRMRDLCLFQCLRAEHYFARSRRWIHPEDRRKLVASEAMRAVYKAILDKIRKADFRIFSGAGRMGRLERALRMAAALLAFARDRQLPWNPPRQVVILGAGLAGMAAAVEATLAGDRVMLREARAEAGGRAGSFVEVKTGEKLDTGQHLLMGCYRETLRLLRTLGAERKLLWIEPLRIPFRSARGTSLLAAWPLPAPWHLLGALIGYREIAWSDRLAAIRLIGSLILGREPLEEETAESWLRRMGQPRGIVRALWEPLCLAACNQEIRRASARMLAIVIRRALLGNRKGSALILCRGNLGELLAVECARLLRYCGGRLVCRSPVSRLVFAGDRVAAIEDRSGERCEVDQLVSALPWHSLRSLLPEESRLQRICRSIGEETIVNLYLWTDRPLTDETVVGFLDSTVHWLFSREKILGRASPCGHAYAAVISAARSWKELSREAVADRVMEELRRRLPEAAEARLLHSFLYRAHAGTPSLGPAECARRPGSRSEWRNLWLAGDWTNTGLPATIEGAVQSGISAVRTMNGAADDKVASPLVSGGGCAMEEAGKEGMVS, encoded by the coding sequence ATGGAAACGGAGACGGGGCGCGTGCTTACGGCGCGCAGCGGATCGAATCTCGCCGCTGCGTTCTTCTGCTTGCCGCGGGAGAGGCGGCAGGCAATGGCCGTCTTCTACGGGTTCTGCCGGGTGGTGGACGACGTGGCCGATTCCTCGTCCCTCTCGCTTGTCGAAAAGCAGGAGGGGATCGCGTTTTGGCGGGCCGAGATCGATCGGGCATACCGGGGAACGCCACGCTCCACGCTCGGCAAGGAGCTGGCGCCGGTCGTTCGGCGGTACCGGGTCGCCCGGGAGCTGCTCGAGGAGGTGGTCAACGGCGTCGAGATGGACCTGCGGCAGAGCCGATACCGGACATTTGCCGAGCTTGCGGTCTACTGCCGGCGGGTCGCCGGTGCTGTGGGACTGGTCAGCATCGAGATCTTCGGCTGCCGGAGGCCCGAGAGCCGCTGCTACGCCGAGGACCTGGGGATGGCCTTTCAGCTCACCAACATTCTGCGGGACATCCGGAAGGATGCCGCCGCCGGCAGGGTATACCTGCCGGAAGAGGAGCTCGCCGAGTTCGGGCTCGGACTCGAGGATGTCCTTCAGGGCCGGTGGAGTCCGCGGATGCGGGATCTCTGCCTCTTCCAATGCCTGCGGGCCGAGCACTACTTCGCTCGCTCGCGCCGGTGGATCCATCCCGAGGATCGGAGGAAGCTGGTCGCCTCCGAAGCGATGCGCGCGGTCTACAAGGCGATCCTCGATAAGATCCGCAAGGCGGATTTCCGGATTTTCTCCGGGGCGGGCCGGATGGGAAGGCTTGAGCGCGCCCTCCGAATGGCGGCCGCACTCCTTGCTTTCGCCCGGGACCGGCAGCTTCCCTGGAATCCGCCGCGGCAAGTGGTCATCCTCGGCGCCGGGCTGGCCGGGATGGCGGCGGCGGTGGAGGCGACCTTGGCGGGCGATCGGGTCATGCTTCGGGAGGCGCGGGCGGAAGCCGGAGGGCGGGCGGGCAGCTTCGTCGAGGTCAAGACCGGGGAGAAGCTCGACACCGGACAGCACCTGCTGATGGGGTGCTACCGGGAGACTCTCCGGTTGCTCCGCACTCTGGGCGCGGAGCGGAAGCTGCTCTGGATCGAGCCGCTGCGGATTCCCTTTCGCAGTGCCCGGGGAACGAGCCTACTGGCGGCTTGGCCTCTTCCCGCCCCCTGGCATCTGTTGGGGGCCTTGATCGGCTATCGGGAGATTGCTTGGAGCGACCGGCTGGCGGCCATCCGGCTGATCGGCTCGCTCATCCTTGGGCGCGAGCCTCTCGAGGAAGAAACCGCCGAGAGCTGGCTCCGGCGGATGGGGCAGCCGCGAGGGATCGTCCGAGCGCTTTGGGAGCCTCTGTGCCTCGCCGCCTGCAACCAGGAGATCCGCCGCGCGTCCGCCCGCATGCTGGCGATCGTCATCCGCCGGGCGCTCTTGGGGAACCGCAAGGGCTCGGCCCTGATCCTCTGCCGCGGCAATCTCGGCGAGCTTTTGGCGGTCGAGTGCGCCCGGCTTCTCCGTTATTGCGGGGGGAGGCTCGTCTGCCGCTCGCCGGTGAGCCGGCTCGTATTTGCCGGCGACCGGGTGGCGGCGATCGAGGATCGGTCCGGGGAGCGTTGCGAGGTCGATCAGCTGGTGAGCGCCCTTCCGTGGCATTCCCTCCGCTCCCTCCTGCCCGAGGAGAGCCGGCTCCAAAGGATCTGCCGGTCGATCGGAGAGGAAACGATCGTCAATCTCTATCTCTGGACCGATCGGCCGCTCACGGACGAGACGGTGGTCGGCTTTCTCGACTCGACCGTCCATTGGCTCTTTTCGCGCGAAAAGATCCTGGGGAGGGCCTCCCCTTGCGGCCATGCCTACGCGGCGGTGATCAGCGCCGCGCGCTCCTGGAAAGAGCTTTCCCGAGAGGCGGTGGCCGATCGCGTGATGGAAGAGCTCCGCCGGCGGCTGCCGGAAGCCGCCGAGGCTCGGCTCCTCCATTCCTTCCTCTATCGGGCGCACGCGGGCACTCCCTCTTTGGGCCCGGCCGAATGCGCGCGGCGACCCGGGTCCCGGAGCGAATGGCGCAACCTTTGGCTTGCTGGAGATTGGACAAACACCGGTCTCCCCGCCACCATCGAGGGAGCTGTCCAGAGCGGGATTTCTGCGGTTCGGACGATGAACGGAGCGGCGGATGATAAGGTGGCATCGCCTCTGGTATCCGGCGGCGGGTGCGCGATGGAGGAGGCGGGGAAGGAGGGCATGGTCTCATGA